The Sesamum indicum cultivar Zhongzhi No. 13 linkage group LG1, S_indicum_v1.0, whole genome shotgun sequence genome includes a window with the following:
- the LOC105161625 gene encoding uridine-cytidine kinase C isoform X1 gives MPKGSLRFSSFLLLSTPLVNEAYYQQRRRIPIIISMSPSASTAEVTQKIPSLLKDQVRLVKRKDSSSYEIAPFTHNLSFEKGFFVVVRACQLLAQKNDRLILVGLAGPSGAGKTVFTEKILNFMPNIAVISMDNYNDASRIIDGNFDDPRLTDYETLLKNIHDLKAGKQVDVPIYDFKTSSRTGYRTLEVPSSRIVIIEGIYALSEKLRPLLDLRVSVTGGVHFDLVKRVLRDIQRAGQEPEEIIQQISETVYPMYKAFIEPDLCTAHIRIVNKFNPFTGFQSPTYILKSLRNVAVEQIKSLMSEEHSESTEQTYDIYLLPPGEDQETCQSYLRMRNKDGKYNLMFEEWITDPPFAISPRITFEVSVRLLGGLMALGYTIAAILKRSSHVFRDERVCVKIDWLEQLNRHYVQVQGRDRLVVKCVAEQLGLEGSYVPRTYIQQIQLEKIVNEVMALPDDLKTKLSLDDDLVSSPKEALYQASETRIKNLKSGMSQSYSTHRDKNLSKMNIGFEDRTESPSTLANHVGAVTQLSEQISTLNERMDDFTSRIEELNSKLTSSENIALQGEACNWSAPTSYFITGSVLPNSSSSSQLAKDSSLTDELSSIIRGQRQVMHQLDNLCNLLHKCLGERPQHDKKRKERQMADAAPVTTSTILASLAIGGLGIFLVKGSLSRN, from the exons ATGCCCAAAGGCTCACTAcgcttttcttcttttcttttgctgaGTACCCCACTTGTGAACGAAGCATACTATCAGCAGAGGAG AAGAATaccaattataatatcaatgAGTCCAAGTGCTTCAACTGCTGAAGTAACTCAGAAGATACCTAGCCTCTTGAAAGATCAAGTTCGGTTGGTCAAAAGGAAGGACTCTAGCAGCTATGAGATTGCCCCGTTCACTCATAATTTGTCATTTGAGAAAGGTTTTTTTGTTGTAGTCCGTGCATGCCAGTTGTTGGCACAGAAGAATGATCGACTTATATTAGTAGGGTTAGCTGGTCCCTCGGGTGCTGGGAAGACTGTATTTACAGAGAAGATACTTAACTTTATGCCCAACATTGCTGTTATTTCAATGGACAACTATAATGATGCAAGTCGGATAATTGATGGGAACTTCGATG ACCCTCGCTTGACAGACTACGAGACTTTGCTGAAGAACATTCATGATCTCAAGGCAGGAAAGCAGGTTGATGTCCCTATTTATGATTTCAAAACCAGCTCCCGCACAGGATACAG GACACTTGAAGTACCAAGCTCCCGCATTGTGATCATTGAGGGCATTTACGCTTTAAGTGAAAAGTTGCGTCCTTTACTGGATCTTCGGGTATCTGTGACGGGTGGTGTGCATTTTGATCTTGTCAAACGGGTTTTACGGGACATACAACGTGCTGGGCAGGAACCTGAAGAAATAATTCAACAAATATCTGAAACT GTATATCCAATGTATAAGGCTTTTATTGAGCCTGATCTGTGCACTGCACACATAAGAATAGTTAACAAATTTAACCCATTCACTGGATTCCAAAGTCCTACTTATATATTAAAG TCTCTGAGGAATGTCGCTGTAGAGCAAATCAAGTCTCTCATGTCTGAAGAACATTCAGAAAGTACAGAACAGACATATGACATATATCTTCTACCACCTGGTGAAGATCAGGAGACCTGCCAATCATATTTGAGGATGCGGAATAAAGATGGAAAATACAACCTCATGTTTGAG GAATGGATTACCGATCCTCCATTCGCCATATCTCCAAGAATAACTTTTGAGGTTAGCGTACGTCTTCTCGGTGGATTAATGGCACTGGGATACACAATAGCAGCCATACTCAAAAGAAGCAGCCATGTCTTTCGTGATGAAAGGGTCTGTGTGAAAATTGATTGGCTGGAGCAGTTGAACCGTCATTATGTTCAG GTACAAGGTAGAGATCGCCTGGTTGTAAAGTGTGTGGCTGAACAGCTGGGATTAGAAGGTTCATATGTTCCACGCACTTATATTCAACAAATACAACTCGAGAAAATAGTGAACGAGGTTATG GCACTGCCAGATGATTTAAAGACCAAGCTTAGCCTAGATGATGATCTTGTCTCAAGCCCAAAGGAAGCACTTTATCAAGCATCTGAAACAAGAATTAAGAATCTCAAAAG TGGTATGTCACAATCATATTCAACACATCGAGACAAAAACCTGTCCAAGATGAACATTGGGTTCGAGGATAGAACAGAGTCACCTTCAACATTAGCCAATCACGTG GGAGCTGTCACGCAGCTTTCAGAACAAATTTCCACACTAAATGAGCGGATGGACGACTTCACATCTCGCATCGAAGAGTTAAATTCCAAGTTAACAAGCTCAGAAAACATAGCATTGCAGGGTGAAGCCTGTAATTGGTCAGCCCCAACTTCTTACTTCATAACTGGATCTGTTCTTCCAAATTCGTCATCTTCCTCCCAGTTAGCAAAAGACTCTTCTTTGACTGACGAG CTCTCAAGTATAATTCGAGGGCAACGCCAAGTTATGCATCAGCTAGATAATCTCTGCAATCTTCTGCATAAATGTTTGGGAGAAAGGCCACAGCATGACAAAAAACGCAAAGAACGGCAAATGGCCGACGCAGCTCCTGTTACAACTTCTACAATACTAGCATCGTTGGCTATTGGTGGCTTGggaatttttttggttaaggGCTCTTTATCACGAAATTAA
- the LOC105161668 gene encoding uncharacterized protein LOC105161668, with protein MDDVITDIPPPSRFLLEDLNNFTPPPPPFPSPFLVFSSADSKKSFQPSLLIIAISSPSLHFLHHLSSKTLVGSLVLPEIPFAGNSVEPSLKDKSCNIYALNDAGKLIMIVLVQFSVTPERAHAVAKLLIGEKIIPERVLILDSVQSRNFRGKLSPDETIAFKLETSLERKNSDAGDSSLVKGLDYYPSGSVVDGLAAAVLSRCQLKKIKGTLCISWPDLGFPVMSLVKSLLVRDVLAGINYTTDGDYENEYLRLSRRKDRIDSDLYT; from the coding sequence ATGGATGATGTGATAACAGACATCCCTCCACCATCAAGATTTTTGTTGGAAGATCTGAACAACTTTACTCCTCCACCACCTCCCTTTCCATCTCCTTTCCTGGTTTTCTCATCTGCTGATTCCAAGAAAAGCTTCCAGCCCTCACTTCTCATTATTGCTATCTCTTCCCCATCTCTTCACTTTTTACACCACTTGTCCTCAAAAACTCTTGTTGGGTCACTTGTTCTCCCTGAGATCCCTTTTGCTGGCAACTCTGTCGAACCCTCACTTAAAGATAAGTCATGCAACATATATGCCCTCAATGATGCTGGGAAATTGATTATGATTGTCTTGGTTCAGTTTTCTGTTACTCCAGAGAGAGCTCATGCAGTGGCAAAGTTGCTCATTGGTGAAAAGATCATACCTGAGAGGGTTTTGATTTTGGATTCTGTTCAAAGCCGCAATTTTCGTGGAAAGCTTTCTCCTGATGAGACGATTGCCTTCAAGTTGGAGACATCCTTGGAAAGGAAAAATTCAGATGCTGGAGATTCATCACTGGTAAAAGGGTTAGATTACTATCCATCAGGAAGCGTTGTAGATGGCTTGGCTGCTGCTGTATTAAGTCGATGCCAATTGAAGAAGATTAAAGGGACTCTATGCATTTCATGGCCTGATTTAGGTTTTCCAGTTATGTCTCTGGTTAAGTCTCTACTGGTCAGGGATGTGTTAGCTGGCATAAATTACACTACTGATGGGGATTATGAGAACGAGTATTTGAGGTTGAGTCGTAGGAAGGATCGGATTGATTCTGACTTGTACACGTGA
- the LOC105161625 gene encoding uridine-cytidine kinase C isoform X2, whose product MPKGSLRFSSFLLLSTPLVNEAYYQQRRIPIIISMSPSASTAEVTQKIPSLLKDQVRLVKRKDSSSYEIAPFTHNLSFEKGFFVVVRACQLLAQKNDRLILVGLAGPSGAGKTVFTEKILNFMPNIAVISMDNYNDASRIIDGNFDDPRLTDYETLLKNIHDLKAGKQVDVPIYDFKTSSRTGYRTLEVPSSRIVIIEGIYALSEKLRPLLDLRVSVTGGVHFDLVKRVLRDIQRAGQEPEEIIQQISETVYPMYKAFIEPDLCTAHIRIVNKFNPFTGFQSPTYILKSLRNVAVEQIKSLMSEEHSESTEQTYDIYLLPPGEDQETCQSYLRMRNKDGKYNLMFEEWITDPPFAISPRITFEVSVRLLGGLMALGYTIAAILKRSSHVFRDERVCVKIDWLEQLNRHYVQVQGRDRLVVKCVAEQLGLEGSYVPRTYIQQIQLEKIVNEVMALPDDLKTKLSLDDDLVSSPKEALYQASETRIKNLKSGMSQSYSTHRDKNLSKMNIGFEDRTESPSTLANHVGAVTQLSEQISTLNERMDDFTSRIEELNSKLTSSENIALQGEACNWSAPTSYFITGSVLPNSSSSSQLAKDSSLTDELSSIIRGQRQVMHQLDNLCNLLHKCLGERPQHDKKRKERQMADAAPVTTSTILASLAIGGLGIFLVKGSLSRN is encoded by the exons ATGCCCAAAGGCTCACTAcgcttttcttcttttcttttgctgaGTACCCCACTTGTGAACGAAGCATACTATCAGCAGAGGAG AATaccaattataatatcaatgAGTCCAAGTGCTTCAACTGCTGAAGTAACTCAGAAGATACCTAGCCTCTTGAAAGATCAAGTTCGGTTGGTCAAAAGGAAGGACTCTAGCAGCTATGAGATTGCCCCGTTCACTCATAATTTGTCATTTGAGAAAGGTTTTTTTGTTGTAGTCCGTGCATGCCAGTTGTTGGCACAGAAGAATGATCGACTTATATTAGTAGGGTTAGCTGGTCCCTCGGGTGCTGGGAAGACTGTATTTACAGAGAAGATACTTAACTTTATGCCCAACATTGCTGTTATTTCAATGGACAACTATAATGATGCAAGTCGGATAATTGATGGGAACTTCGATG ACCCTCGCTTGACAGACTACGAGACTTTGCTGAAGAACATTCATGATCTCAAGGCAGGAAAGCAGGTTGATGTCCCTATTTATGATTTCAAAACCAGCTCCCGCACAGGATACAG GACACTTGAAGTACCAAGCTCCCGCATTGTGATCATTGAGGGCATTTACGCTTTAAGTGAAAAGTTGCGTCCTTTACTGGATCTTCGGGTATCTGTGACGGGTGGTGTGCATTTTGATCTTGTCAAACGGGTTTTACGGGACATACAACGTGCTGGGCAGGAACCTGAAGAAATAATTCAACAAATATCTGAAACT GTATATCCAATGTATAAGGCTTTTATTGAGCCTGATCTGTGCACTGCACACATAAGAATAGTTAACAAATTTAACCCATTCACTGGATTCCAAAGTCCTACTTATATATTAAAG TCTCTGAGGAATGTCGCTGTAGAGCAAATCAAGTCTCTCATGTCTGAAGAACATTCAGAAAGTACAGAACAGACATATGACATATATCTTCTACCACCTGGTGAAGATCAGGAGACCTGCCAATCATATTTGAGGATGCGGAATAAAGATGGAAAATACAACCTCATGTTTGAG GAATGGATTACCGATCCTCCATTCGCCATATCTCCAAGAATAACTTTTGAGGTTAGCGTACGTCTTCTCGGTGGATTAATGGCACTGGGATACACAATAGCAGCCATACTCAAAAGAAGCAGCCATGTCTTTCGTGATGAAAGGGTCTGTGTGAAAATTGATTGGCTGGAGCAGTTGAACCGTCATTATGTTCAG GTACAAGGTAGAGATCGCCTGGTTGTAAAGTGTGTGGCTGAACAGCTGGGATTAGAAGGTTCATATGTTCCACGCACTTATATTCAACAAATACAACTCGAGAAAATAGTGAACGAGGTTATG GCACTGCCAGATGATTTAAAGACCAAGCTTAGCCTAGATGATGATCTTGTCTCAAGCCCAAAGGAAGCACTTTATCAAGCATCTGAAACAAGAATTAAGAATCTCAAAAG TGGTATGTCACAATCATATTCAACACATCGAGACAAAAACCTGTCCAAGATGAACATTGGGTTCGAGGATAGAACAGAGTCACCTTCAACATTAGCCAATCACGTG GGAGCTGTCACGCAGCTTTCAGAACAAATTTCCACACTAAATGAGCGGATGGACGACTTCACATCTCGCATCGAAGAGTTAAATTCCAAGTTAACAAGCTCAGAAAACATAGCATTGCAGGGTGAAGCCTGTAATTGGTCAGCCCCAACTTCTTACTTCATAACTGGATCTGTTCTTCCAAATTCGTCATCTTCCTCCCAGTTAGCAAAAGACTCTTCTTTGACTGACGAG CTCTCAAGTATAATTCGAGGGCAACGCCAAGTTATGCATCAGCTAGATAATCTCTGCAATCTTCTGCATAAATGTTTGGGAGAAAGGCCACAGCATGACAAAAAACGCAAAGAACGGCAAATGGCCGACGCAGCTCCTGTTACAACTTCTACAATACTAGCATCGTTGGCTATTGGTGGCTTGggaatttttttggttaaggGCTCTTTATCACGAAATTAA
- the LOC105161625 gene encoding uridine-cytidine kinase C isoform X3: MSPSASTAEVTQKIPSLLKDQVRLVKRKDSSSYEIAPFTHNLSFEKGFFVVVRACQLLAQKNDRLILVGLAGPSGAGKTVFTEKILNFMPNIAVISMDNYNDASRIIDGNFDDPRLTDYETLLKNIHDLKAGKQVDVPIYDFKTSSRTGYRTLEVPSSRIVIIEGIYALSEKLRPLLDLRVSVTGGVHFDLVKRVLRDIQRAGQEPEEIIQQISETVYPMYKAFIEPDLCTAHIRIVNKFNPFTGFQSPTYILKSLRNVAVEQIKSLMSEEHSESTEQTYDIYLLPPGEDQETCQSYLRMRNKDGKYNLMFEEWITDPPFAISPRITFEVSVRLLGGLMALGYTIAAILKRSSHVFRDERVCVKIDWLEQLNRHYVQVQGRDRLVVKCVAEQLGLEGSYVPRTYIQQIQLEKIVNEVMALPDDLKTKLSLDDDLVSSPKEALYQASETRIKNLKSGMSQSYSTHRDKNLSKMNIGFEDRTESPSTLANHVGAVTQLSEQISTLNERMDDFTSRIEELNSKLTSSENIALQGEACNWSAPTSYFITGSVLPNSSSSSQLAKDSSLTDELSSIIRGQRQVMHQLDNLCNLLHKCLGERPQHDKKRKERQMADAAPVTTSTILASLAIGGLGIFLVKGSLSRN, translated from the exons atgAGTCCAAGTGCTTCAACTGCTGAAGTAACTCAGAAGATACCTAGCCTCTTGAAAGATCAAGTTCGGTTGGTCAAAAGGAAGGACTCTAGCAGCTATGAGATTGCCCCGTTCACTCATAATTTGTCATTTGAGAAAGGTTTTTTTGTTGTAGTCCGTGCATGCCAGTTGTTGGCACAGAAGAATGATCGACTTATATTAGTAGGGTTAGCTGGTCCCTCGGGTGCTGGGAAGACTGTATTTACAGAGAAGATACTTAACTTTATGCCCAACATTGCTGTTATTTCAATGGACAACTATAATGATGCAAGTCGGATAATTGATGGGAACTTCGATG ACCCTCGCTTGACAGACTACGAGACTTTGCTGAAGAACATTCATGATCTCAAGGCAGGAAAGCAGGTTGATGTCCCTATTTATGATTTCAAAACCAGCTCCCGCACAGGATACAG GACACTTGAAGTACCAAGCTCCCGCATTGTGATCATTGAGGGCATTTACGCTTTAAGTGAAAAGTTGCGTCCTTTACTGGATCTTCGGGTATCTGTGACGGGTGGTGTGCATTTTGATCTTGTCAAACGGGTTTTACGGGACATACAACGTGCTGGGCAGGAACCTGAAGAAATAATTCAACAAATATCTGAAACT GTATATCCAATGTATAAGGCTTTTATTGAGCCTGATCTGTGCACTGCACACATAAGAATAGTTAACAAATTTAACCCATTCACTGGATTCCAAAGTCCTACTTATATATTAAAG TCTCTGAGGAATGTCGCTGTAGAGCAAATCAAGTCTCTCATGTCTGAAGAACATTCAGAAAGTACAGAACAGACATATGACATATATCTTCTACCACCTGGTGAAGATCAGGAGACCTGCCAATCATATTTGAGGATGCGGAATAAAGATGGAAAATACAACCTCATGTTTGAG GAATGGATTACCGATCCTCCATTCGCCATATCTCCAAGAATAACTTTTGAGGTTAGCGTACGTCTTCTCGGTGGATTAATGGCACTGGGATACACAATAGCAGCCATACTCAAAAGAAGCAGCCATGTCTTTCGTGATGAAAGGGTCTGTGTGAAAATTGATTGGCTGGAGCAGTTGAACCGTCATTATGTTCAG GTACAAGGTAGAGATCGCCTGGTTGTAAAGTGTGTGGCTGAACAGCTGGGATTAGAAGGTTCATATGTTCCACGCACTTATATTCAACAAATACAACTCGAGAAAATAGTGAACGAGGTTATG GCACTGCCAGATGATTTAAAGACCAAGCTTAGCCTAGATGATGATCTTGTCTCAAGCCCAAAGGAAGCACTTTATCAAGCATCTGAAACAAGAATTAAGAATCTCAAAAG TGGTATGTCACAATCATATTCAACACATCGAGACAAAAACCTGTCCAAGATGAACATTGGGTTCGAGGATAGAACAGAGTCACCTTCAACATTAGCCAATCACGTG GGAGCTGTCACGCAGCTTTCAGAACAAATTTCCACACTAAATGAGCGGATGGACGACTTCACATCTCGCATCGAAGAGTTAAATTCCAAGTTAACAAGCTCAGAAAACATAGCATTGCAGGGTGAAGCCTGTAATTGGTCAGCCCCAACTTCTTACTTCATAACTGGATCTGTTCTTCCAAATTCGTCATCTTCCTCCCAGTTAGCAAAAGACTCTTCTTTGACTGACGAG CTCTCAAGTATAATTCGAGGGCAACGCCAAGTTATGCATCAGCTAGATAATCTCTGCAATCTTCTGCATAAATGTTTGGGAGAAAGGCCACAGCATGACAAAAAACGCAAAGAACGGCAAATGGCCGACGCAGCTCCTGTTACAACTTCTACAATACTAGCATCGTTGGCTATTGGTGGCTTGggaatttttttggttaaggGCTCTTTATCACGAAATTAA
- the LOC105162255 gene encoding peroxidase 11 produces MASSLHSKGLILHCLILALSIVFSTLHASEPPLTLDYYKSTCPAVLEIVRKEMECAVLSDPRNAALILRLHFHDCFVQGCDGSVLLDDTITLQGEKKAPNNINALKGFRIVDRIKNRLESECPETVSCADILTIAARDAVLLVGGPYWDVPLGRKDSKTAGYALTETNLPTADEGLLSIISKFLYQGLSVTDMVALSGAHTIGMARCVNFRNRIYGDFVATSGFNNPLSQQYLSNLKSGCPPVKGSDNNESAMDYVSPNLFDNSYYQILIRGEGLINSDQELYSSILAIETKKLVAKYAENPIVFFEQFSESMVKMGNITNPDTYVNGEVRKNCRFVNT; encoded by the exons ATGGCATCTTCTCTTCACTCAAAAGGTCTTATTTTGCATTGCTTGATTTTAGCTCTTTCTATAGTCTTTTCCACCTTGCATGCAAGTGAACCACCTCTAACATTAGATTACTACAAATCCACCTGCCCTGCGGTGCTAGAAATCGTTAGGAAGGAAATGGAATGCGCAGTGCTATCTGATCCACGTAATGCAGCCTTGATTTTGAGGTTACATTTCCATGATTGCTTCGTTCAG GGTTGCGATGGATCAGTTTTGCTGGATGATACTATCACACTTCAAGGGGAGAAGAAAGCACCCAACAACATAAATGCCCTGAAAGGATTCAGAATTGTCGACAGGATCAAGAACCGGCTTGAGTCCGAGTGCCCTGAAACAGTCTCTTGTGCTGATATTCTCACTATTGCTGCTAGAGATGCAGTTCTTCTT GTCGGTGGACCTTATTGGGATGTTCCCCTAGGCCGGAAAGACTCAAAGACTGCAGGCTATGCACTCACTGAAACTAATCTTCCCACAGCAGATGAGGGGCTTCTTTCCATCATTTCAAAGTTTCTTTATCAGGGCCTTTCAGTCACCGATATGGTGGCTCTTTCCG GGGCTCATACCATTGGCATGGCACGGTGTGTGAATTTCAGGAATCGAATCTATGGAGATTTTGTGGCCACTTCAGGTTTTAACAATCCACTTTCACAGCAGTACCTCAGCAACTTGAAATCTGGCTGTCCACCTGTTAAAGGATCAGACAACAATGAATCAGCCATGGACTATGTCTCGCCAAATCTTTTCGACAACTCCTACTACCAAATCCTTATAAGAGGAGAAGGGCTCATCAATTCAGACCAAGAACTCTATTCGAGTATTTTAGCAATCGAAACTAAGAAACTTGTTGCAAAATATGCCGAAAATCCCATTGTTTTCTTTGAGCAGTTCTCTGAATCCATGGTGAAAATGGGAAACATCACAAACCCCGACACTTATGTTAATGGAGAAGTTAGGAAAAACTGCAGGTTTGTGAACACATga